One stretch of Euphorbia lathyris chromosome 7, ddEupLath1.1, whole genome shotgun sequence DNA includes these proteins:
- the LOC136200849 gene encoding ABC transporter G family member 25: MPIFDGDALDGSDQPTDFSRDSRFHLPSSLLSSSYPITLKFIDVCYRVKFEETSKSKGKGGNIRGILGHKATQSSIQERTILNGITGMVSPGEILAILGPSGSGKSTLLNTLAGRLQGNGLTGSVLANNKKLNKQTLKRTGFVSQDDILYPHLTVRETLVFCSLLRLPTSLSKNEKTSVAESVMNELGLTKCENTIIGNSFIRGISGGERKRVSIAHEMLINPSLLILDEPTSGLDSTAAYRLVMTLGSLAQKGKTVVTSMHQPSSRVYQMFDSVLVLSEGKCLYFGKGSEAMSYFESVGYSPSFPMNPADFLLDLANGVCHADGVSERDKPNVKQTLAASYNNLLGPRVKALCMETTITPAKDRVVIESHSSKRTRCCGNAISLAVWFNQFSILLRRSLKERKHESFNTLRVFQVVTAALLAGLMWWHSDYRDIQDRLGLFFFMSIFWGVFPSFNSVFAFPQERAIFMKEKASGMYTLSSYFMSRIVGDLPMELILPTIFLTVTYWMAGLKPDLVAFLLTLLVLLGYVLVSQGLGLFLGAAIMDAKQASTIVTVTMLAFVLTGGYYVHKVPSCMAWIKYISSTFYSYKLLISVQYGEGKELWSLLGCTPGVHGHEKASCKFIEEDVGQINPGVCIGILVFMFFGYRLLAYLALRRTKG, translated from the exons ATGCCGATCTTCGATGGGGACGCCCTGGACGGCTCAGATCAACCCACTGATTTCTCTCGAGATTCACGTTTCCATCTCCCTTCTTCACTCTTGTCTTCTTCCTATCCTATTACTCTCAAG TTCATCGACGTCTGCTATAGGGTGAAGTTTGAGGAGACGAGCAAATCCAAAGGGAAAGGAGGTAACATCAGAGGAATATTAGGCCACAAAGCAACTCAATCTTCGATTCAAGAACGTACGATCTTGAATGGAATAACCGGAATGGTTTCTCCGGGAGAAATCCTGGCGATTCTAGGTCCGTCAGGGAGTGGAAAATCGACTCTGTTAAACACACTTGCCGGTAGACTCCAAGGAAATGGACTCACCGGAAGCGTATTAGCCAACAACAAAAAACTCAACAAACAAACATTAAAACGCACCGGTTTTGTATCTCAAGACGACATACTTTACCCGCACCTCACCGTCCGTGAAACTCTCGTATTCTGTTCTCTACTCCGCTTACCCACCTCCTTATCTAAGAACGAGAAAACATCGGTAGCTGAGTCAGTGATGAACGAGTTGGGATTAACGAAATGCGAGAATACAATAATAGGGAACAGCTTTATACGTGGGATATCGGGTGGAGAAAGGAAGCGAGTTAGTATAGCTCATGAAATGTTGATTAACCCTAGTTTATTAATCCTTGATGAACCGACGTCGGGTTTGGACTCAACGGCGGCGTATCGGCTTGTTATGACTTTGGGATCGCTGGCGCAGAAAGGGAAGACGGTGGTTACGTCCATGCATCAACCGTCGAGCCGAGTTTATCAAATGTTTGACTCAGTGTTGGTTTTAAGTGAGGGGAAGTGTTTGTATTttgggaaaggaagtgaagctATGAGTTATTTTGAATCAGTTGGTTACTCGCCGTCTTTTCCCATGAATCCTGCTGATTTTCTGCTTGATCTCGCTAATG GTGTGTGTCACGCAGATGGCGTAAGCGAAAGAGATAAGCCGAACGTAAAGCAAACTCTAGCTGCTTCATACAACAACTTATTAGGTCCAAGAGTGAAAGCTCTATGTATGGAAACGACCATAACTCCAGCAAAAGACAGAGTTGTAATCGAAAGCCATTCTTCGAAACGAACCAGATGTTGTGGCAATGCAATTAGTCTAGCCGTATGGTTCAACCAATTCAGCATTCTTCTTCGAAGAAGCCTCAAAGAACGAAAGCACGAGTCATTCAACACGCTTCGAGTCTTCCAAGTAGTCACAGCTGCATTACTAGCTGGCTTAATGTGGTGGCATTCTGATTACCGGGACATTCAGGACCGATTAGGCCTATTCTTTTTCATGTCAATCTTTTGGGGAGTTTTCCCTTCTTTTAACTCTGTTTTCGCCTTCCCGCAAGAGCGAGCTATCTTTATGAAGGAAAAGGCGTCCGGCATGTACACACTCTCTTCGTATTTCATGTCGCGGATAGTAGGAGATTTGCCAATGGAGCTCATTCTCCCCACTATTTTTCTCACGGTGACATATTGGATGGCGGGATTAAAACCCGATTTAGTTGCATTTCTCTTGACTCTGTTGGTTCTGCTCGGGTACGTGCTGGTCTCCCAAGGGCTCGGTCTTTTTCTAGGCGCGGCAATCATGGATGCAAAACAAGCTTCAACTATAGTGACAGTGACAATGTTAGCATTTGTTCTAACAGGCGGATATTACGTGCATAAGGTACCGTCTTGTATGGCTTGGATTAAGTATATTTCAAGTACATTTTACAGCTATAAGCTGCTGATTAGCGTCCAATACGGCGAAGGGAAGGAGCTTTGGTCGTTGTTGGGTTGCACGCCGGGTGTCCACGGGCACGAGAAAGCGAGTTGCAAGTTTATTGAAGAGGATGTAGGGCAAATTAACCCTGGAGTTTGTATCGGCATTCTTGTGTTCATGTTTTTTGGGTATCGTTTATTAGCTTACCTCGCACTAAGGCGCACTAAAGGTTGA